The Amycolatopsis sp. DG1A-15b genome contains the following window.
CACGGCGTCACCGAGCAGCGCCGCGAGTGATTTCGCCACGTCGGACAGCTGCACGGACCGGACGGCCGCTTCGAGGCCGAAGGTTTCGTTGGCGCGGCCCAGCAGGGTGCCGTGGTCGCGCAGCAGGGTCAGGTACCGCGGAGCGCCGTTCCGCAGCTGCGCCGCCTGGCCGGCCAGGGGCACGGCGGCCGCGGCGACGGTCCCGCCGAAGACGGCCAGCCCGGTCACGACGACCACCGCGGCGGCCAGTGCGCGGGGCACCCGGCGGGCGAGCCGGGCGGTCACCGGCTCGAGCCCCACCGCGAGGAAGAACGCGATGCCGATGAGCAGCAGCACGTCGGAGGCCGCGAGGAGGAGTTCGACGACCGCGACCGTGACGACCACCCCGGCCGCGGCGAGCATCCCGGTGAAGAACGGCGCGCGGCGATCGAGCGGTTTTCCCGGTCTGCCCAAGGGCTTTTCCTGCCGGGCCGCCGCTCCTTCGGCCTCGCCGACGGGATGCCCGGCTCGGTACGCCCCACGGCCGCTCGTTGCGTGCATGAGTTGTGGGCTACCCCGCGTGACGCGGCCGAATCCACCCGATCCGGGCTCGCCGGCAAGTCCACGCTTCCCGGTGACGCCATCCGCCTGCCGTTGCCGGAACCGTTGGGGTGTCAGCAAAATCGCCTATGCGCTTCAAAGGTCTTCTGCTCGTCCCGGTCGTCGCCGTCGCTGCCGCGTTCGCGGCGGCCCCGGAAGCGGCGGCCATCAGCGCGCCGCGGCTGCTGATCAACCAGGACTTCCCCGATCCGGACGTCGTCAAGACGGCCTGGGGCTACTTCGCGTTCTCGACGGGCACGAAGGCCACGCGGATTCCGATGGCCGGCGCCGCCGCGGCGGAAGGGCCGTGGCGCGTCGCCGGTGACGCGCTCGGAGCGGTCCCCGCCTGGGCGAAGGCGGACGGCGGGTTCTGGGCCCCGGACGTCACCCAGCTGGCGGACGGCACCTTCGTGCTGTACTTCGCGGCCGCGCAGACGGCGGGCGGCGAGATGTGCCTCGGCGCGGCGACGGCGAAGAAGGCGGAAGGACCGTACACGCCGGCCGGCGACCGGCCGCTGGTGTGCGAACCCGGCGACCACGGGGACATCGACCCGCAGACGTTCGTCGACGCGGACGGGGCCCGGTACCTGCTCTACAAGAGCGACGGCGCGGCGGCCGGGCCGCCGTCGGCGATCTGGGCGCAGAAGCTGCAGGCCGACGGGCGCACCTTCGCCGGTCCGCGCACCGAGCTGCTGCGGGCCGATCTGACGCCCGAGAGGTCGGTCGTCGAAGCGCCTTCGGTGGTGAAGACGGCGTCCCGGTACCTGCTGTTCTACTCCGCGGATACGTTCGACAGCACGGGCTACCACACGTGTTACGCGTCCGCGCCGACGCTGGGCGGCGCGTTCGTGAAGGCGGACGCCCAGTTCCTGTCGACGGACCTGCTCGGCGGCAAGGTGGACGCCCCGGGCGGCGCCGACGTGGTGGACGGCCACATCTTCTTCCACGGCTGGCTGAGCGGCGGCCGCACGGCGAGGGGCCTGTACGAGCTGCCGATCACCTTCGCGGGTGACGTGCCGCAGCT
Protein-coding sequences here:
- a CDS encoding glycoside hydrolase family 43 protein produces the protein MRFKGLLLVPVVAVAAAFAAAPEAAAISAPRLLINQDFPDPDVVKTAWGYFAFSTGTKATRIPMAGAAAAEGPWRVAGDALGAVPAWAKADGGFWAPDVTQLADGTFVLYFAAAQTAGGEMCLGAATAKKAEGPYTPAGDRPLVCEPGDHGDIDPQTFVDADGARYLLYKSDGAAAGPPSAIWAQKLQADGRTFAGPRTELLRADLTPERSVVEAPSVVKTASRYLLFYSADTFDSTGYHTCYASAPTLGGAFVKADAQFLSTDLLGGKVDAPGGADVVDGHIFFHGWLSGGRTARGLYELPITFAGDVPQLG